A window of the Callospermophilus lateralis isolate mCalLat2 chromosome 7, mCalLat2.hap1, whole genome shotgun sequence genome harbors these coding sequences:
- the Pla2g5 gene encoding phospholipase A2 group V, which produces MKGLLTLAWFLAYGVPAVPGGLLDLKSMIEKVTGKNALKNYGFYGCYCGWGGRGTPKDGTDWCCWMHDRCYGRLEDEGCGIRTQSYQYRFTRGLVICEHGPFCQVGLCACDRKLVYCLKRNLWSYNPHYQYFPNIFCS; this is translated from the exons ATGAAGGGGCTCCTCACACTGGCTTGGTTCCTGGCTTATG GTGTTCCTGCCGTGCCAGGGGGCTTGCTGGACCTGAAGTCCATGATCGAGAAGGTGACCGGCAAGAATGCCCTGAAGAACTACGGCTTCTACGGCTGTTACTGTGGCTGGGGCGGCCGAGGAACTCCCAAGGATGGCACTGACTG GTGCTGTTGGATGCATGACCGCTGCTATGGGCGGCTGGAGGACGAGGGCTGTGGCATCCGGACACAGTCGTACCAGTACCGATTCACGCGGGGCCTGGTCATCTGTG AACACGGGCCCTTCTGTCAAGTGGGTCTCTGCGCCTGTGACCGGAAGCTTGTCTACTGCCTGAAGAGAAACCTCTGGAGCTACAACCCTCATTACCAGTACTTCCCCAACATCTTCTGCTCCTAG